The genomic interval ATGCCGGTTGATCAGCGTACACACCAGCCATTCGGTATTTTACACGGAGGCGCCTCAGTAGTTCTGGCCGAAACTTTGGGAAGTATTGCTTCTTACCTTTGTTTAAAAGATCCCGAAAAACAACATGCTGTTGGTTTGGAAATTAATGCGAACCATATTCGTTCTGTTAAAACAGGATATGTTTATGGCAGGGTTACGCCGATACATATAGGAAGGTCAACACAGATCTGGGATATTAAAATT from Dyadobacter sp. NIV53 carries:
- a CDS encoding hotdog fold thioesterase, coding for MFTTSITLDAIHSLSKNTISQHLGIEFTEVGDDYLVARMPVDQRTHQPFGILHGGASVVLAETLGSIASYLCLKDPEKQHAVGLEINANHIRSVKTGYVYGRVTPIHIGRSTQIWDIKITNEENKLVCISRLTVAIIDAKG